A single Camarhynchus parvulus chromosome 5, STF_HiC, whole genome shotgun sequence DNA region contains:
- the EMC7 gene encoding ER membrane protein complex subunit 7: MRTARRAPAAGRGHRGAGAVRAAMAARGASLCLALLWLSAAPLPRGARGSEPLGPAEPSGGAGAGERFKIEGRAVVPGVKPQDWIAGARVLVDGEEHVGFVKTDGSFVVHDVPSGSYVVEVISPAHKFEPVRVDITSKGKMRARYVNYIKPSEVVRLPYPLQMKSSGPPSYFIKRESWGWTDFLMNPMVMMMVLPLLIFVLLPKVVNTSDPDMRREMEQSMNMLNSNHELPDVSEFMTRLFSSKSSSKSAGSSSKAGKSSSGKRR, encoded by the exons ATGCGCACGGCTCGCCGCGCGCCGGCCGCAGGGCGGGGCCATCGTGGCGCAGGCGCGGTGCGTGCGGCGATGGCGGCGCGGGGTGCGAGCCTGTGCCTGGCGCTGCTCTGGCTCTCGGCGGCGCCGCTGCCCCGCGGAGCCCGCGGGTCGGAGCCCCTCGGGCCGGCGGAGCCGTCGGGCGGCGCGGGCGCCGGGGAGCGGTTTAAGATCGAGGGCCGGGCCGTGGTGCCCGGGGTGAAGCCGCAGGACTGGATCGCGGGGGCCCGGGTGCTGGTGGACGGGGAGGAGCACGTCGGCTTCGTGAA GACAGATGGAAGTTTTGTGGTTCATGATGTACCTTCAGGATCTTACGTAGTGGAAGTTATATCCCCTGCTCATAAATTTGAGCCTGTTCGAGTTGACATAACTTCAAAAGGCAAAATGAG AGCAAGATATGTGAATTACATCAAACCCTCTGAAGTTGTCAGGCTGCCATACCCACTCCAGATGAAATCTTCTGGACCACCTTCATACTTTATAAAGAGAGAATCTTGGGGATGGACAGATTTCCTCATGAACCCTATG GTCATGATGATGGTTCTTCCATTACTGATATTTGTGCTTTTGCCTAAAGTTGTCAACACCAGTGATCCTGATATGAGGCGG GAAATGGAGCAGTCAATGAACATGCTGAATTCCAACCATGAGCTGCCAGATGTGTCTGAATTCATGACAAGACTTTTCTCTTCAAAATCTTCCAGCAAGTCTGCTGGTAGCAGCAGTAAAGCAGGGAAAAGTAGTTCTGGGAAAAGGAGGTAG